In the Limanda limanda chromosome 1, fLimLim1.1, whole genome shotgun sequence genome, one interval contains:
- the LOC133011796 gene encoding tubulin beta chain isoform X9, with protein MREILHLQAGQCGNQIGAKFWEVISDEHGIDPSGTYHGDNDLQLERINVYYNEATGGKYVPRAVLVDLEPGTMDSVRSGAFGQIFRPDNFVFGQSGAGNNWAKGHYTEGAELVDSVLDVVRKEAESCDCLQGFQLTHSLGGGTGSGMGTLLISKIREEYPDRIMNTFSVVPSPKVSDTVVEPYNATLSVHQLVENTDETYCIDNEALYDICFRTLKLTTPTYGDLNHLVSATMSGVTTCLRFPGQLNADLRKLAVNMVPFPRLHFFMPGFAPLTSRGSQQYRALTVPELTQQMFDAESNMNDLVSEYQQYQDATAEEEGEGEEDGDEEVA; from the exons ATGAGAGAGATCCTTCATCTACAGGCGGGCCAGTGTGGCAACCAGATCGGAGCCAAG ttctgGGAGGTGATAAGTGACGAACATGGCATCGACCCGTCCGGGACGTACCATGGAGACAACGACCTGCAGCTAGAGCGAATCAACGTCTACTACAATGAGGCGACAG GTGGGAAGTACGTTCCTCGTGCAGTGCTGGTGGACTTGGAGCCAGGAACAATGGACTCTGTGAGGTCTGGTGCTTTTGGCCAGATCTTTAGACCAGACAACTTTGTCTTTG GCCAAagtggagcaggtaataactgggCTAAAGGCCATTACACTGAGGGAGCCGAGCTGGTGGACTCCGTCCTGGATGTGGTGAGAAAAGAAGCAGAGAGCTGTGACTGCCTCCAGGGCTTCCAGCTCACACACTCCCTTGGTGGAGGCACCGGCTCTGGCATGGGCACGCTGCTTATCAGCAAAATCCGTGAGGAATATCCTGACCGCATCATGAACACTTTCAGCGTGGTCCCCTCACCCAAG GTGTCAGACACAGTGGTGGAGCCCTACAATGCCACCCTGTCTGTCCACCAGCTGGTGGAGAACACAGATGAGACCTACTGCATTGATAATGAGGCCCTGTATGACATCTGCTTCCGTACACTGAAACTCACTACACCCACCTATGGTGATCTCAACCACCTTGTCTCAGCCACCATGAGCGGGGTGACCACCTGCCTGCGCTTTCCCGGCCAGCTCAATGCTGATCTGAGGAAACTGGCTGTGAACATGGTGCCCTTCCCCAGGCTGCACTTCTTCATGCCAGGCTTTGCTCCCCTGACCAGTCGTGGAAGCCAGCAGTACAG GGCACTGACAGTTCCTGAACTCACCCAGCAGATGTTTGAC GCTGAGAGCAACATGAACGACCTGGTGTCTGAGTACCAGCAGTACCAGGACGCCACTGCTGAGGAAGAGGGCGAGGGTGAGGAGGACGGTGACGAGGAAGTGGCCTAA
- the LOC133011796 gene encoding tubulin beta chain isoform X1, whose amino-acid sequence MREILHLQAGQCGNQIGAKFWEVISDEHGIDPSGTYHGDNDLQLERINVYYNEATGGKYVPRAVLVDLEPGTMDSVRSGAFGQIFRPDNFVFGQSGAGNNWAKGHYTEGAELVDSVLDVVRKEAESCDCLQGFQLTHSLGGGTGSGMGTLLISKIREEYPDRIMNTFSVVPSPKVSDTVVEPYNATLSVHQLVENTDETYCIDNEALYDICFRTLKLTTPTYGDLNHLVSATMSGVTTCLRFPGQLNADLRKLAVNMVPFPRLHFFMPGFAPLTSRGSQQYRALTVPELTQQMFDAKNMMAACDPRHGRYLTVAAIFRGRMSMKEVDEQMLNVQNKNSSYFVEWIPNNVKTAVCDIPPRGLKMSSTFIGNSTAIQELFKRMSEQFTAMFRRKAFLHWYTGEGMDEMEFTEAESNMNDLVSEYQQYQDATAEEEGEGEEDGDEEVA is encoded by the exons ATGAGAGAGATCCTTCATCTACAGGCGGGCCAGTGTGGCAACCAGATCGGAGCCAAG ttctgGGAGGTGATAAGTGACGAACATGGCATCGACCCGTCCGGGACGTACCATGGAGACAACGACCTGCAGCTAGAGCGAATCAACGTCTACTACAATGAGGCGACAG GTGGGAAGTACGTTCCTCGTGCAGTGCTGGTGGACTTGGAGCCAGGAACAATGGACTCTGTGAGGTCTGGTGCTTTTGGCCAGATCTTTAGACCAGACAACTTTGTCTTTG GCCAAagtggagcaggtaataactgggCTAAAGGCCATTACACTGAGGGAGCCGAGCTGGTGGACTCCGTCCTGGATGTGGTGAGAAAAGAAGCAGAGAGCTGTGACTGCCTCCAGGGCTTCCAGCTCACACACTCCCTTGGTGGAGGCACCGGCTCTGGCATGGGCACGCTGCTTATCAGCAAAATCCGTGAGGAATATCCTGACCGCATCATGAACACTTTCAGCGTGGTCCCCTCACCCAAG GTGTCAGACACAGTGGTGGAGCCCTACAATGCCACCCTGTCTGTCCACCAGCTGGTGGAGAACACAGATGAGACCTACTGCATTGATAATGAGGCCCTGTATGACATCTGCTTCCGTACACTGAAACTCACTACACCCACCTATGGTGATCTCAACCACCTTGTCTCAGCCACCATGAGCGGGGTGACCACCTGCCTGCGCTTTCCCGGCCAGCTCAATGCTGATCTGAGGAAACTGGCTGTGAACATGGTGCCCTTCCCCAGGCTGCACTTCTTCATGCCAGGCTTTGCTCCCCTGACCAGTCGTGGAAGCCAGCAGTACAG GGCACTGACAGTTCCTGAACTCACCCAGCAGATGTTTGACGCCAAAAACATGATGGCTGCCTGTGACCCACGCCACGGTCGCTACCTTACTGTTGCCGCCATCTTTCGGGGCCGCATGTCCATGAAGGAGGTAGACGAGCAGATGTTGAATGTGCAGAACAAGAACAGCAGCTACTTCGTGGAGTGGATCCCAAACAATGTCAAGACGGCCGTCTGTGACATCCCTCCCCGCGGACTCAAGATGTCCTCCACTTTCATTGGCAACAGCACAGCCATTCAGGAGCTGTTCAAACGCATGTCAGAGCAGTTCACTGCCATGTTCCGTCGCAAGGCCTTCCTCCACTG GTACACGGGCGAAGGTATGGACGAGATGGAGTTCACAGAGGCTGAGAGCAACATGAACGACCTGGTGTCTGAGTACCAGCAGTACCAGGACGCCACTGCTGAGGAAGAGGGCGAGGGTGAGGAGGACGGTGACGAGGAAGTGGCCTAA
- the LOC133011796 gene encoding tubulin beta chain isoform X2: protein MREILHLQAGQCGNQIGAKFWEVISDEHGIDPSGTYHGDNDLQLERINVYYNEATGSSGGKYVPRAVLVDLEPGTMDSVRSGAFGQIFRPDNFVFGQSGAGNNWAKGHYTEGAELVDSVLDVVRKEAESCDCLQGFQLTHSLGGGTGSGMGTLLISKIREEYPDRIMNTFSVVPSPKVSDTVVEPYNATLSVHQLVENTDETYCIDNEALYDICFRTLKLTTPTYGDLNHLVSATMSGVTTCLRFPGQLNADLRKLAVNMVPFPRLHFFMPGFAPLTSRGSQQYRALTVPELTQQMFDAKNMMAACDPRHGRYLTVAAIFRGRMSMKEVDEQMLNVQNKNSSYFVEWIPNNVKTAVCDIPPRGLKMSSTFIGNSTAIQELFKRMSEQFTAMFRRKAFLHWYTGEGMDEMEFTEAESNMNDLVSEYQQYQDATAEEEGEGEEDGDEEVA from the exons ATGAGAGAGATCCTTCATCTACAGGCGGGCCAGTGTGGCAACCAGATCGGAGCCAAG ttctgGGAGGTGATAAGTGACGAACATGGCATCGACCCGTCCGGGACGTACCATGGAGACAACGACCTGCAGCTAGAGCGAATCAACGTCTACTACAATGAGGCGACAG GGAGCT CAGGTGGGAAGTACGTTCCTCGTGCAGTGCTGGTGGACTTGGAGCCAGGAACAATGGACTCTGTGAGGTCTGGTGCTTTTGGCCAGATCTTTAGACCAGACAACTTTGTCTTTG GCCAAagtggagcaggtaataactgggCTAAAGGCCATTACACTGAGGGAGCCGAGCTGGTGGACTCCGTCCTGGATGTGGTGAGAAAAGAAGCAGAGAGCTGTGACTGCCTCCAGGGCTTCCAGCTCACACACTCCCTTGGTGGAGGCACCGGCTCTGGCATGGGCACGCTGCTTATCAGCAAAATCCGTGAGGAATATCCTGACCGCATCATGAACACTTTCAGCGTGGTCCCCTCACCCAAG GTGTCAGACACAGTGGTGGAGCCCTACAATGCCACCCTGTCTGTCCACCAGCTGGTGGAGAACACAGATGAGACCTACTGCATTGATAATGAGGCCCTGTATGACATCTGCTTCCGTACACTGAAACTCACTACACCCACCTATGGTGATCTCAACCACCTTGTCTCAGCCACCATGAGCGGGGTGACCACCTGCCTGCGCTTTCCCGGCCAGCTCAATGCTGATCTGAGGAAACTGGCTGTGAACATGGTGCCCTTCCCCAGGCTGCACTTCTTCATGCCAGGCTTTGCTCCCCTGACCAGTCGTGGAAGCCAGCAGTACAG GGCACTGACAGTTCCTGAACTCACCCAGCAGATGTTTGACGCCAAAAACATGATGGCTGCCTGTGACCCACGCCACGGTCGCTACCTTACTGTTGCCGCCATCTTTCGGGGCCGCATGTCCATGAAGGAGGTAGACGAGCAGATGTTGAATGTGCAGAACAAGAACAGCAGCTACTTCGTGGAGTGGATCCCAAACAATGTCAAGACGGCCGTCTGTGACATCCCTCCCCGCGGACTCAAGATGTCCTCCACTTTCATTGGCAACAGCACAGCCATTCAGGAGCTGTTCAAACGCATGTCAGAGCAGTTCACTGCCATGTTCCGTCGCAAGGCCTTCCTCCACTG GTACACGGGCGAAGGTATGGACGAGATGGAGTTCACAGAGGCTGAGAGCAACATGAACGACCTGGTGTCTGAGTACCAGCAGTACCAGGACGCCACTGCTGAGGAAGAGGGCGAGGGTGAGGAGGACGGTGACGAGGAAGTGGCCTAA
- the LOC133011796 gene encoding tubulin beta chain isoform X14, with product MREILHLQAGQCGNQIGAKFWEVISDEHGIDPSGTYHGDNDLQLERINVYYNEATGGKYVPRAVLVDLEPGTMDSVRSGAFGQIFRPDNFVFGQSGAGNNWAKGHYTEGAELVDSVLDVMEFTEAESNMNDLVSEYQQYQDATAEEEGEGEEDGDEEVA from the exons ATGAGAGAGATCCTTCATCTACAGGCGGGCCAGTGTGGCAACCAGATCGGAGCCAAG ttctgGGAGGTGATAAGTGACGAACATGGCATCGACCCGTCCGGGACGTACCATGGAGACAACGACCTGCAGCTAGAGCGAATCAACGTCTACTACAATGAGGCGACAG GTGGGAAGTACGTTCCTCGTGCAGTGCTGGTGGACTTGGAGCCAGGAACAATGGACTCTGTGAGGTCTGGTGCTTTTGGCCAGATCTTTAGACCAGACAACTTTGTCTTTG GCCAAagtggagcaggtaataactgggCTAAAGGCCATTACACTGAGGGAGCCGAGCTGGTGGACTCCGTCCTGGATGTG ATGGAGTTCACAGAGGCTGAGAGCAACATGAACGACCTGGTGTCTGAGTACCAGCAGTACCAGGACGCCACTGCTGAGGAAGAGGGCGAGGGTGAGGAGGACGGTGACGAGGAAGTGGCCTAA